The following are from one region of the Nicotiana tabacum cultivar K326 chromosome 3, ASM71507v2, whole genome shotgun sequence genome:
- the LOC107820005 gene encoding uncharacterized protein LOC107820005 isoform X1 → MAKKKATMTLKDFHGGSIPSDLPLPSAPGVMVRPSDRGGFDRQTSWGNPMGRPEHRLRPGSAGATRNFDEKTPFLSHNAPIGRNFDEDERKPLDGASGPRRTVSDESIRALPSRVEPKAEYSVTGMVGSGQVSAPPSQSFRGAASGTHVARFNEATSMGVSTKSSGSGSGRRASSPNVSANSGQVVSGSYPNAWGLRKEVPSAKESISAPWSAPDAESKLAHASALEKVSSGRWHSKQQIHSQVDVEVVKRPDAEKEFYHHGSTMVNNNVYNMPDVVGGPEYGEVLVVHAERSLALADGVHGFNKELPARERARSPLFMEANEIRASPNVTGFQRPHNVISSGGYDLQVPVSSEPSERPKLKLLPRSKPLESLEQSIDYKQVNQQPSNPVRIEKLGDANPNLNPIKTGFIEPESGNLAIERPKLNLKPRSQLLEQSEGNTENKRKPLFGAARPREMVLKDRGIDDVTPNHDLHQPHPRSKQHAGKAETAMHATRHNEKVESIPIDHRMAKNADRRDHRTDVEKGDGQRKNWRNENWRNTKEIERHHHHQPQQHAQERPPSPETWRKPVEPPKPASVDAAGVRYGKAASAVELATAFSRSVSDPATTDRFSSHKALPNRGQIPFSRLTGPPQRPQINGY, encoded by the exons ATGGCAAAGAAGAAAGCAACCATGACTCTCAAAGACTTTCATGGTGGTTCCATTCCTTCAGATCTTCCTTTACCTTCTGCTCCTGGCGT AATGGTTAGGCCATCAGATCGTGGTGGTTTTGATCGCCAGACATCATGGGGAAATCCCATGGGAAGGCCAGAGCACCGTTTACGTCCGGGATCAGCTGGTGCAACCAGAAACTTTGATGAGAAGACTCCTTTCTTAAGCCATAATGCACCAATAGGCCGTAATTTTGATGAGGATGAAAGGAAGCCATTGGATGGAGCATCTGGACCTCGTCGAACAGTTAGTGATGAGAGTATCCGTGCATTGCCAAGTCGTGTGGAACCTAAGGCCGAATACTCTGTCACTGGGATGGTAGGTAGCGGGCAAGTATCAGCTCCTCCCTCTCAAAGTTTTAGAGGTGCAGCAAGTGGTACACATGTGGCTAGGTTTAATGAAGCAACTAGTATGGGAGTGAGTACTAAAAGTTCTGGCAGTGGCAGTGGCAGGAGGGCGAGTTCTCCGAATGTGTCTGCAAATAGTGGTCAAGTGGTTAGTGGATCATATCCAAATGCGTGGGGCCTAAGGAAGGAGGTACCAAGTGCAAAAGAATCAATTTCTGCTCCATGGTCTGCTCCGGATGCTGAGTCAAAGTTGGCCCATGCCAGTGCCCTCGAGAAAGTCTCATCTGGTAGGTGGCATTCAAAGCAGCAGATTCATTCTCAGGTTGATGTTGAGGTCGTTAAACGTCCAGACGCAGAGAAAGAATTCTATCATCATGGAAGTACTATGGTCAACAATAATGTCTACAACATGCCAGATGTTGTGGGAGGACCCGAATATGGTGAGGTGCTAGTGGTGCATGCTGAAAGAAGTCTTGCTCTTGCAGATGGGGTTCATGGGTTTAACAAGGAGTTACCAGCACGGGAGAGGGCCAGGTCCCCTTTATTTATGGAGGCAAATGAGATAAGAGCTTCTCCTAATGTTACTGGGTTTCAACGGCCCCATAATGTTATTAGCTCTGGTGGATATGACTTGCAGGTGCCAGTATCTTCTGAACCATCCGAGCGGCCCAAATTGAAGTTGCTACCAAGATCCAAACCATTGGAGAGTCTGGAGCAGTCCATAGATTATAAGCAG GTCAACCAGCAGCCAAGTAATCCTGTTCGTATTGAAAAATTGGGTGATGCAAATCCCAATTTAAATCCCATCAAAACTGGGTTTATTGAACCTGAAAGTGGTAATCTTGCAATTGAACGCCCAAAATTGAACCTGAAGCCTCGGTCGCAGCTTCTTGAACAATCAGAGGGAAACACTGAAAATAAAAG GAAACCATTATTTGGCGCTGCTCGTCCACGCGAAATG GTTCTGAAGGATCGTGGGATTGATGATGTTACGCCTAATCATGATCTTCATCAACCTCATCCAAG GAGCAAACAACATGCTGGCAAAGCAGAGACAGCTATGCATGCGACCAGGCATAATGAGAAAGTAGAGAGTATCCCCATTGACCATAGGATGGCGAAGAATGCAGATAGGCGAGATCACAGGACAGATGTCGAGAAAGGAGATGGACAGAGGAAGAATTGGAGAAACGAGAACTGGAGGAACACCAAGGAGATTGAAAGGCACCACCACCATCAGCCGCAGCAACATGCACAGGAGAGGCCGCCCTCACCAGAAACCTGGCGCAAGCCTGTTGAACCACCAAAACCTGCTTCTGTCGATGCAGCTGGTGTACGATACGGAAAAGCAGCCTCTGCGGTCGAGCTTGCTACAGCCTTCTCAAGATCGGTCTCTGATCCAGCAACAACCGATCGTTTTTCTAGCCATAAAGCTCTTCCTAATCGGGGTCAAATCCCTTTTTCTCGGTTGACAGGCCCTCCACAGAGGCCTCAGATTAACGGGTACTAA
- the LOC107820007 gene encoding BTB/POZ domain-containing protein At3g22104-like produces MKNCCLLEVDVNGQELFLVDKNILVSLSGRLIKLFSKLTGKTRRLKLIFDKFPGGAECFELIAKFCYNGGRIKITPFNMFQLHCAANYLEMNQEMQGKPNLIEQTSSYFQKIHYMTWSELIISLEKCQQLLSFLPSSSILQDFLDCVVGRLEFHNISSPCASSSDNSSMQFSGDISTESKRIYSSQAIWWFADLGFLNLNMFRRIIETMMSNKLDHSVISSFLFYYKRVKCPTASSAQKCRIIETVIKFLSSLDGSFISIRCLFDILQASFTLKMSKCSIVKLEHLIGSQLDRAKLDDLLIPSPAGEKTAYNVNLILRLLDIFFSNSREKLLMYQLKKVAELIDLYIMEVAPDPCLKPCKFLALVAALPDIARESYERIYLALDMYLQVHKYGLSEEEKIKMCGVLSYEKLSEDILKDLAQNESFPARALITAKVTQQNRLSYSATKHI; encoded by the exons ATGAAAAATTGTTGCCTTCTTGAGGTAGATGTCAATGGCCAAGAATTATTTTTGGTGGACAAG AATATTCTTGTATCTCTCTCAGGGAGATTAATAAAATTATTCAGTAAGTTGACAGGGAAAACAAGAAGGCTGAAATTAATTTTCGACAAATTTCCAGGAGGTGCTGAGTGTTTTGAACTCATTGCTAAGTTTTGCTATAATGGTGGTAGGATAAAGATTACTCCTTTTAACATGTTTCAACTGCATTGTGCTGCTAATTACCTGGAAATGAATCAAGAAATGCAGGGGAAACCAAATTTGATTGAGCAAACAAGTTCTTATTTTCAGAAGATTCATTACATGACATGGTCTGAGCTGATTATTAGCTTGGAAAAGTGCCAACAACTCCTTTCTTTCTTGCCATCTTCATCTATACTTCAAGATTTCTTGGATTGTGTTGTTGGAAGGCTTGAATTTCATAACATTTCCAGCCCATGTGCATCTTCTTCCGACAATTCGTCAATGCAGTTTTCAGGGGATATTAGTACAGAAAGCAAGCGAATTTACAGTTCTCAAGCAATCTGGTGGTTTGCAGATCTTGGATTTTTGAACCTTAATATGTTCAGGAGGATTATAGAGACAATGATGTCTAATAAATTGGATCATTCTGTGATTTCTTCCTTCCTGTTTTATTACAAAAGAGTGAAATGTCCCACTGCTTCATCAGCTCAGAAATGCAGAATCATTGAGACAGTAATCAAGTTCCTTTCTTCTCTTGATGGGAGTTTTATCTCTATTAGATGTCTATTTGACATTCTTCAGGCATCTTTTACCTTGAAAATGAGCAAATGTTCAATAGTGAAGTTAGAACATTTGATTGGTTCCCAGTTAGATAGAGCTAAACTTGATGATTTGCTTATTCCTTCTCCAGCAGGGGAAAAAACTGCTTATAATGTAAATTTAATTCTGAGGTTGCTTGACATATTCTTCTCCAATAGCCGCGAAAAATTATTGATGTATCAACTGAAGAAAGTTGCTGAGTTGATTGATCTATATATCATGGAAGTGGCACCTGATCCTTGTCTTAAACCTTGTAAGTTTTTGGCATTGGTAGCAGCACTACCTGATATTGCAAGAGAATCATATGAGAGAATTTATCTTGCCCTGGATATGTATCTCCAG GTACATAAATATGGTTTAtctgaagaagaaaagataaagaTGTGTGGTGTCCTGAGCTATGAGAAGCTCTCAGAAGATATTCTCAAGGACCTTGCTCAAAATGAAAGCTTTCCAGCTCGTGCATTGATCACTGCAAAAGTCACTCAGCAGAACAGGCTCAGTTATTCGGCCACAAAACATATCTAA
- the LOC107820005 gene encoding uncharacterized protein LOC107820005 isoform X2 — protein MAKKKATMTLKDFHGGSIPSDLPLPSAPGVMVRPSDRGGFDRQTSWGNPMGRPEHRLRPGSAGATRNFDEKTPFLSHNAPIGRNFDEDERKPLDGASGPRRTVSDESIRALPSRVEPKAEYSVTGMVGSGQVSAPPSQSFRGAASGTHVARFNEATSMGVSTKSSGSGSGRRASSPNVSANSGQVVSGSYPNAWGLRKEVPSAKESISAPWSAPDAESKLAHASALEKVSSGRWHSKQQIHSQVDVEVVKRPDAEKEFYHHGSTMVNNNVYNMPDVVGGPEYGEVLVVHAERSLALADGVHGFNKELPARERARSPLFMEANEIRASPNVTGFQRPHNVISSGGYDLQVPVSSEPSERPKLKLLPRSKPLESLEQSIDYKQPSNPVRIEKLGDANPNLNPIKTGFIEPESGNLAIERPKLNLKPRSQLLEQSEGNTENKRKPLFGAARPREMVLKDRGIDDVTPNHDLHQPHPRSKQHAGKAETAMHATRHNEKVESIPIDHRMAKNADRRDHRTDVEKGDGQRKNWRNENWRNTKEIERHHHHQPQQHAQERPPSPETWRKPVEPPKPASVDAAGVRYGKAASAVELATAFSRSVSDPATTDRFSSHKALPNRGQIPFSRLTGPPQRPQINGY, from the exons ATGGCAAAGAAGAAAGCAACCATGACTCTCAAAGACTTTCATGGTGGTTCCATTCCTTCAGATCTTCCTTTACCTTCTGCTCCTGGCGT AATGGTTAGGCCATCAGATCGTGGTGGTTTTGATCGCCAGACATCATGGGGAAATCCCATGGGAAGGCCAGAGCACCGTTTACGTCCGGGATCAGCTGGTGCAACCAGAAACTTTGATGAGAAGACTCCTTTCTTAAGCCATAATGCACCAATAGGCCGTAATTTTGATGAGGATGAAAGGAAGCCATTGGATGGAGCATCTGGACCTCGTCGAACAGTTAGTGATGAGAGTATCCGTGCATTGCCAAGTCGTGTGGAACCTAAGGCCGAATACTCTGTCACTGGGATGGTAGGTAGCGGGCAAGTATCAGCTCCTCCCTCTCAAAGTTTTAGAGGTGCAGCAAGTGGTACACATGTGGCTAGGTTTAATGAAGCAACTAGTATGGGAGTGAGTACTAAAAGTTCTGGCAGTGGCAGTGGCAGGAGGGCGAGTTCTCCGAATGTGTCTGCAAATAGTGGTCAAGTGGTTAGTGGATCATATCCAAATGCGTGGGGCCTAAGGAAGGAGGTACCAAGTGCAAAAGAATCAATTTCTGCTCCATGGTCTGCTCCGGATGCTGAGTCAAAGTTGGCCCATGCCAGTGCCCTCGAGAAAGTCTCATCTGGTAGGTGGCATTCAAAGCAGCAGATTCATTCTCAGGTTGATGTTGAGGTCGTTAAACGTCCAGACGCAGAGAAAGAATTCTATCATCATGGAAGTACTATGGTCAACAATAATGTCTACAACATGCCAGATGTTGTGGGAGGACCCGAATATGGTGAGGTGCTAGTGGTGCATGCTGAAAGAAGTCTTGCTCTTGCAGATGGGGTTCATGGGTTTAACAAGGAGTTACCAGCACGGGAGAGGGCCAGGTCCCCTTTATTTATGGAGGCAAATGAGATAAGAGCTTCTCCTAATGTTACTGGGTTTCAACGGCCCCATAATGTTATTAGCTCTGGTGGATATGACTTGCAGGTGCCAGTATCTTCTGAACCATCCGAGCGGCCCAAATTGAAGTTGCTACCAAGATCCAAACCATTGGAGAGTCTGGAGCAGTCCATAGATTATAAGCAG CCAAGTAATCCTGTTCGTATTGAAAAATTGGGTGATGCAAATCCCAATTTAAATCCCATCAAAACTGGGTTTATTGAACCTGAAAGTGGTAATCTTGCAATTGAACGCCCAAAATTGAACCTGAAGCCTCGGTCGCAGCTTCTTGAACAATCAGAGGGAAACACTGAAAATAAAAG GAAACCATTATTTGGCGCTGCTCGTCCACGCGAAATG GTTCTGAAGGATCGTGGGATTGATGATGTTACGCCTAATCATGATCTTCATCAACCTCATCCAAG GAGCAAACAACATGCTGGCAAAGCAGAGACAGCTATGCATGCGACCAGGCATAATGAGAAAGTAGAGAGTATCCCCATTGACCATAGGATGGCGAAGAATGCAGATAGGCGAGATCACAGGACAGATGTCGAGAAAGGAGATGGACAGAGGAAGAATTGGAGAAACGAGAACTGGAGGAACACCAAGGAGATTGAAAGGCACCACCACCATCAGCCGCAGCAACATGCACAGGAGAGGCCGCCCTCACCAGAAACCTGGCGCAAGCCTGTTGAACCACCAAAACCTGCTTCTGTCGATGCAGCTGGTGTACGATACGGAAAAGCAGCCTCTGCGGTCGAGCTTGCTACAGCCTTCTCAAGATCGGTCTCTGATCCAGCAACAACCGATCGTTTTTCTAGCCATAAAGCTCTTCCTAATCGGGGTCAAATCCCTTTTTCTCGGTTGACAGGCCCTCCACAGAGGCCTCAGATTAACGGGTACTAA
- the LOC107820006 gene encoding uncharacterized protein LOC107820006: MKFLADFLSCYSGSDSENSHKMEACTLVQVTCIEENTTRGRKLARRNSLSKGLWQPSLYTISENDNSSANKAQEGIKATTKKMKNVGAKTNSQACGYYHDLRVQAPFQTNIVALSAMTFVF, from the exons ATGAAGTTCTTAGCTGATTTTCTGTCGTGTTATAGTGGTTCTGATAGTGAAAATAGTCACAAAATGGAGGCATGTACTCTTGTTCAAGTGACATGCATAGAGGAAAACACAACCAGGGGCCGCAAATTAGCTCGTAGAAATTCATTGTCAAAGGGACTGTGGCAGCCATCGCTGTACACCATTTCTGAAAATGACAATTCCTCAGCCAACAAAGCACAAGAAGGGATCAAAGCCACCACCAAGAAGATGAAAAACGTTGGAGCAAAAACCAATTCTCAAGCTTGTGGTTATTACCATGATCTCAG GGTACAAGCTCCGTTCCAGACAAATATTGTGGCACTATCAGCGATGACCTTCGTGTTTTAA